In a genomic window of Occallatibacter riparius:
- a CDS encoding CPBP family intramembrane glutamic endopeptidase — translation MSTPPQAGPHDPEGPQLPELESYEPAPAQDLLPPATEIAPEAAPQTESYFDTYASRLPPPPRFPNILDVVLMCILLSVGWLASGAAAATALHFRLFGVHTEKQAANDIHYTMGAQTIWYLVALALWMLIFPKIWHTRFFAGVEWRAAAAFRLRWQLFWAAFACFVLAIVDGLLLPGPKEAPIDQVFRMPGGAWFLFAFGITLAPLIEETIYRGFLLPAFSTLWDFTAERIQDRPAPWPDENGKVKWSLGAMVFASIATSVPFALMHGYQTSYSFGTFILLFAVSLALCWVRLSTRSLAASTVVHACYNFLLFALMIWGTGGFQNLDKM, via the coding sequence ATGAGTACGCCACCCCAGGCCGGCCCGCACGATCCGGAAGGGCCGCAGCTTCCGGAACTGGAGAGCTACGAGCCCGCGCCGGCGCAGGATCTGCTTCCGCCAGCGACGGAGATCGCGCCGGAAGCGGCGCCGCAAACCGAATCCTATTTCGACACTTACGCGAGCCGGCTGCCCCCGCCACCGCGGTTTCCCAACATCCTCGATGTTGTGCTGATGTGCATTCTGCTGAGCGTGGGCTGGCTCGCCTCAGGAGCGGCAGCCGCCACAGCGCTTCACTTCCGCCTCTTCGGTGTTCACACGGAGAAGCAGGCCGCGAACGACATTCACTACACAATGGGAGCCCAGACCATCTGGTACCTCGTGGCGCTGGCGCTGTGGATGCTCATCTTCCCGAAGATCTGGCACACGCGATTTTTCGCGGGCGTTGAGTGGCGCGCTGCGGCGGCGTTTCGCCTGCGATGGCAGCTCTTCTGGGCCGCGTTCGCGTGCTTCGTCCTCGCCATCGTCGACGGCCTCCTGCTGCCGGGGCCCAAGGAAGCGCCGATCGATCAGGTCTTCCGCATGCCCGGGGGCGCGTGGTTTCTCTTCGCCTTCGGCATCACACTTGCGCCGCTGATTGAGGAGACGATCTATCGGGGATTCCTGCTGCCGGCCTTCTCCACGCTGTGGGATTTCACAGCTGAGCGCATCCAGGATCGGCCTGCGCCGTGGCCTGACGAGAACGGCAAAGTGAAGTGGTCCCTGGGTGCGATGGTGTTCGCGTCTATCGCAACCAGCGTCCCCTTCGCCCTGATGCACGGCTACCAGACCAGCTACTCGTTTGGCACCTTCATCCTGCTGTTCGCCGTGAGCCTGGCCCTGTGCTGGGTGCGCCTCAGCACGCGCTCCCTGGCGGCCAGCACAGTGGTGCACGCGTGCTATAACTTCCTCCTGTTCGCGCTCATGATCTGGGGAACGGGCGGCTTTCAAAATCTGGACAAGATGTGA
- the pyrE gene encoding orotate phosphoribosyltransferase gives MTTSSHAQQLLSILARISFKLGQFKLSSGGTSDYYIDCRTTTLHAEGGRLTGHAILDLLETNKIDAEAVGGLTMGADPIVSNVATASAWRAQQHPGSPLLHGFLVRKAEKAHGTGRRIEGFCREGAPVVIVDDVCTTGASTVNAIEAAKEAGMTVAAVVCIVEREEANGRPAVEAAAGDAPFLRLFSANDVRAEHIKQLDHAKA, from the coding sequence ATGACCACCTCCAGCCACGCTCAGCAACTGCTCTCCATCCTCGCCCGCATCAGCTTCAAACTCGGCCAGTTCAAGCTCTCCTCCGGCGGCACGAGCGACTACTACATCGACTGCCGCACCACCACGCTGCACGCCGAGGGCGGGCGCCTAACCGGCCACGCCATCCTTGATCTGCTTGAGACGAACAAAATCGACGCCGAAGCCGTCGGTGGCCTGACCATGGGCGCGGACCCAATCGTGTCGAATGTGGCGACGGCAAGCGCGTGGCGCGCCCAGCAGCATCCCGGCTCGCCACTGCTCCATGGCTTCCTGGTGCGTAAGGCGGAAAAGGCCCACGGCACCGGCCGTCGCATCGAGGGCTTCTGCCGCGAAGGCGCACCCGTGGTCATCGTCGACGACGTCTGCACCACCGGCGCTTCCACTGTCAACGCGATCGAAGCCGCGAAAGAGGCCGGCATGACCGTCGCCGCCGTAGTCTGCATTGTGGAGCGCGAGGAAGCCAACGGGCGGCCGGCTGTCGAGGCCGCCGCAGGCGACGCGCCCTTCCTCCGGCTGTTCAGCGCCAACGACGTTCGCGCGGAACACATCAAGCAGCTCGACCACGCAAAAGCATGA
- a CDS encoding OmpA family protein encodes MISRFGISSGPCVAAAAAALALAGVTGCASKNYVRNQTAPLVDKTNTLSDKTADNNRNIKDVDQRAQSGIQQAQGAANTAQQNAQTAQKAAGDAETSANDAVHRADSLDQVVKGLDNYRSMADTSVTFGFDKAVLTKDDKDQLDQFAGQLNGAKSYILEVTGGTDSTGSAEYNYALSNRRADAVVQYLASKYGVPAHRFYLIGIGKDKEVAPNNTAEGRKKNRRVEIRLLTNMGGGDSGTQAKSATPTGN; translated from the coding sequence ATGATTTCTCGATTCGGGATTAGCTCCGGACCTTGCGTTGCGGCTGCTGCCGCAGCTTTGGCTTTGGCGGGAGTAACCGGTTGCGCCAGCAAGAATTACGTTCGCAACCAGACCGCTCCACTGGTGGACAAGACCAACACGCTCTCCGACAAGACGGCGGATAACAACCGCAATATCAAGGATGTTGATCAGCGTGCGCAGAGCGGTATTCAGCAGGCGCAGGGTGCTGCCAACACCGCTCAGCAGAATGCCCAGACCGCGCAGAAGGCCGCCGGCGATGCCGAGACCTCTGCCAACGATGCCGTTCATCGCGCCGACTCGCTCGACCAGGTGGTGAAGGGCCTCGACAACTACCGTTCCATGGCCGATACATCCGTGACCTTCGGCTTTGACAAGGCGGTATTGACCAAGGACGACAAGGACCAGCTTGACCAGTTCGCCGGCCAGCTGAACGGCGCCAAGAGCTACATCCTCGAAGTGACGGGCGGGACGGACTCGACCGGCTCGGCCGAATACAACTACGCGCTGAGCAACCGCCGCGCAGATGCAGTGGTCCAGTACCTGGCGTCGAAGTATGGCGTGCCGGCGCACCGCTTCTATTTGATTGGCATTGGCAAGGATAAGGAAGTTGCGCCGAACAATACCGCGGAAGGCCGCAAGAAGAACCGCCGCGTGGAAATCCGGCTGCTGACGAATATGGGTGGCGGCGACAGCGGCACCCAGGCGAAGTCGGCCACGCCGACGGGTAATTAA
- the uvrC gene encoding excinuclease ABC subunit UvrC, with translation MDLIEKIRTLPTQPGVYLYKNAEGEVIYVGKAKNLRSRVRSYLLEASQANAKTGSLMREAIDLDYILVANEHEALALENNLIKQKKPRFNILLRDDKTYPYVKLTLGDKYPKVFVTRRLRKDGSAYYGPYFPGNLAYRVAELIHRSFLIPSCKVDLNRTHPRACLEYYIHRCLGPCVEGLTTPEAYKEAVRDAQLFLEGKQAELERALTQRMMAAAENEQFEAAARLRDQLTTVHQLQEKQRIATAEQDDDADVFGYHFEGGSLAVNLFHMRNGKIVDRREFFWEDLPELMESLALERATGTEDDTSELAGPGSVGPGFSPDAQPSSQKPGALAPEVEFNPGAVFSALLKQLYIDQPYVPRTILVPVDFPDREALATLLGERVKRRIELAVPQRGEKRSLVDLAGQNAKQSYTQRFRVLEPSRKAIQEALADALMLPELPKRIECFDISHIQGAETVASLVVWEDGKMNKSAYRKFKVMTVLGVDDFASMREVVARRYKRILESSSQGAGAPGPSPSGTGDGSPSTNKEPKTMPSLILIDGGLGQLHAAADALEELGITNQPLASIAKKEEVIYVHGNEDEPVVLDRRSPVLHLVQMIRDESHRFAIGYHRQRRAMRDRSSELLDIPGVGALTRQRLIAHFGSLREVQQATAESLAAVVPKKTAESIWRHFHEAQPAS, from the coding sequence ATGGACCTCATCGAAAAAATCCGTACCCTGCCCACTCAGCCCGGCGTGTATCTCTACAAGAACGCCGAGGGCGAAGTCATCTACGTGGGCAAGGCCAAGAACCTGCGCTCGCGCGTGCGCTCCTACTTGCTTGAGGCCAGCCAGGCCAACGCCAAAACCGGCTCCCTCATGCGCGAAGCCATCGACCTCGACTACATCCTCGTCGCCAACGAGCACGAGGCGCTCGCTCTCGAAAACAATCTCATCAAGCAGAAGAAGCCGCGCTTCAACATCCTGCTGCGCGACGACAAAACCTACCCCTACGTGAAACTCACCCTCGGCGACAAGTACCCCAAGGTCTTCGTCACGCGCCGCCTCCGCAAAGACGGCTCGGCCTACTACGGTCCCTACTTTCCCGGCAATCTTGCCTATCGCGTAGCCGAGCTCATCCATCGCAGTTTTCTCATTCCGAGCTGCAAGGTCGATCTCAATCGCACGCATCCGCGCGCCTGCCTCGAGTACTACATCCACCGCTGTCTCGGCCCCTGCGTCGAAGGCCTCACCACACCCGAGGCTTACAAAGAAGCCGTCCGCGACGCGCAGCTCTTCCTTGAAGGCAAGCAGGCCGAACTGGAGCGAGCGCTCACGCAGCGCATGATGGCCGCCGCTGAAAATGAGCAGTTTGAAGCGGCCGCGCGTCTCCGCGACCAGCTCACCACCGTGCACCAGCTTCAGGAGAAGCAGCGCATCGCCACGGCCGAGCAGGACGATGACGCTGATGTCTTCGGCTATCACTTCGAAGGCGGATCGCTCGCGGTCAACCTCTTCCACATGCGCAACGGTAAAATCGTCGACCGCCGCGAATTCTTCTGGGAAGATCTCCCTGAGCTGATGGAGTCACTCGCACTCGAGCGCGCCACCGGCACTGAGGACGACACGAGTGAGTTGGCAGGTCCGGGCTCGGTAGGTCCGGGCTTTAGCCCGGACGCACAACCCTCCTCACAAAAGCCTGGGGCTTTAGCCCCTGAGGTAGAGTTCAACCCCGGCGCCGTCTTCTCAGCTCTCCTCAAGCAGCTATACATCGACCAGCCCTACGTCCCGCGCACAATTCTTGTCCCCGTCGACTTCCCGGATCGAGAAGCCCTCGCCACGCTCTTGGGCGAGCGTGTGAAACGCCGCATCGAGCTGGCCGTTCCCCAACGCGGCGAGAAGCGCTCTCTCGTCGATCTTGCCGGGCAGAACGCGAAGCAGTCCTACACGCAGCGCTTCCGCGTGCTCGAGCCCTCGCGCAAAGCTATTCAGGAAGCCCTCGCCGACGCGCTCATGCTGCCCGAGCTTCCCAAGCGCATCGAGTGCTTCGACATCTCGCACATTCAAGGCGCCGAAACCGTCGCGTCTCTCGTCGTCTGGGAAGACGGCAAGATGAACAAGTCCGCCTACCGAAAGTTCAAAGTAATGACGGTGCTTGGAGTGGACGATTTCGCATCCATGCGCGAAGTCGTGGCACGCCGCTACAAACGCATCCTCGAAAGCTCGTCCCAAGGTGCGGGTGCCCCCGGTCCCTCGCCTTCGGGGACCGGGGATGGCTCTCCATCCACCAACAAAGAACCGAAAACCATGCCCTCCCTCATCCTCATCGATGGCGGACTCGGCCAGCTTCACGCGGCCGCCGATGCCCTGGAGGAACTGGGCATCACAAACCAGCCCCTCGCCTCCATCGCCAAGAAAGAGGAAGTCATCTACGTACACGGCAACGAAGACGAACCCGTAGTCCTCGACCGCCGCTCGCCCGTGCTGCACCTGGTGCAGATGATCCGCGACGAGAGCCACCGCTTCGCCATCGGCTATCACCGCCAGCGCCGCGCCATGCGCGACCGCTCCAGCGAACTGCTCGATATTCCTGGCGTCGGCGCGCTCACTCGCCAACGCCTCATCGCACACTTCGGCAGCCTGCGCGAGGTCCAGCAAGCCACCGCCGAATCCCTCGCCGCCGTAGTCCCCAAGAAAACGGCCGAATCGATCTGGCGCCATTTCCACGAGGCTCAACCCGCTAGCTAG
- a CDS encoding YcxB family protein, translating into MPQLQFHFELSDYVQAQRLHRQTSRALFDFLLPACGAIFFAVGMAMRRTGSYTTAGIEFTASLLFLSFPVLVRLNWRYCYRRTRSNDGEWNLEISDDLIRTHTNNSKSEVHWSAIRSFAEDQNMFLLYLAPAKFLPIPKRACTAAQIDELRVLFTQRVGTSQ; encoded by the coding sequence ATGCCACAGCTTCAGTTTCACTTCGAACTCAGCGACTATGTCCAGGCTCAGCGACTCCATCGTCAAACTTCGCGCGCCCTTTTCGATTTCCTGCTTCCAGCTTGCGGGGCCATCTTTTTTGCAGTTGGCATGGCCATGCGGCGCACTGGTTCCTACACCACCGCCGGCATCGAATTCACCGCCAGTCTGTTGTTTCTATCATTCCCCGTTCTGGTGCGCTTGAATTGGCGATACTGCTATCGCCGCACTCGATCCAATGACGGCGAATGGAACCTGGAAATCAGTGACGATCTAATCCGCACCCACACCAACAACAGCAAATCCGAAGTCCACTGGTCGGCGATCCGCTCCTTCGCCGAAGACCAGAACATGTTTCTGCTCTACCTCGCCCCGGCAAAGTTCCTCCCTATCCCCAAGCGCGCATGCACTGCCGCCCAAATCGATGAGTTGCGCGTGTTGTTCACTCAACGGGTAGGGACAAGCCAGTAG
- a CDS encoding peroxiredoxin family protein, producing the protein MTIAQSNAPVPEPAQSAQPPQVSPSLTPGALYKQAMHPLEVVRSSMNNWSDSETAAFLVGVRMAKDACEQTPPENYSGQDLYDLARLCSLGQDWNAANTAATRYLDSRAEPFRTQAYALSINALMHLNGTDLAVTTANTMMENQPYDAEVAYAVRYLKDALEQKGSPEAVPLAENEHARIVKALEAGVALKAVHGDAVMSLGVLYESAMDLAFWQRYRHDDAAAAATVKDIDDALAKTPPASAENARRTDAVRAQYALLGQPLPALKTTPVAAPPKTKAKTAATQRAMQIGPDYGAATVLVLFPDWCPQCRKMMTALTEFGAANKDKPVYAYGLMFLEDPAGQDQAPDAAAVSHEQNLKEMEGTSTLLVDAKVAHSLGVLDFPLGIVLDHEGRVRYVGVLPDDAFNGNGYMEKVLGRMTGGVGAPGQK; encoded by the coding sequence TTGACTATCGCTCAATCGAACGCGCCCGTACCTGAGCCCGCGCAATCCGCACAGCCGCCGCAGGTGAGTCCATCGCTCACCCCGGGCGCTCTTTACAAGCAGGCGATGCATCCGCTTGAAGTGGTGCGCTCGTCGATGAACAACTGGTCAGACTCGGAGACGGCGGCCTTTCTCGTAGGCGTGCGCATGGCCAAGGACGCATGCGAGCAGACGCCTCCGGAGAACTACTCAGGCCAGGACCTCTACGATCTGGCGCGGTTGTGTTCACTCGGCCAGGACTGGAACGCAGCGAACACAGCGGCCACACGCTATCTCGACAGCAGGGCTGAGCCATTTCGCACGCAGGCCTACGCGCTCAGCATCAACGCGCTGATGCATCTGAACGGGACGGATCTGGCTGTCACGACGGCCAACACCATGATGGAGAATCAGCCTTATGACGCCGAGGTGGCCTACGCAGTCCGCTACCTGAAGGACGCACTCGAGCAGAAGGGAAGTCCGGAGGCGGTTCCGCTGGCGGAGAATGAGCATGCGCGGATCGTCAAGGCTCTCGAGGCCGGCGTGGCTCTTAAGGCCGTGCATGGTGACGCGGTGATGAGTCTGGGTGTGCTGTATGAGTCGGCGATGGACCTGGCGTTCTGGCAGCGCTATCGGCACGACGATGCTGCCGCCGCGGCCACGGTGAAGGACATAGACGACGCGCTGGCGAAGACGCCGCCGGCTTCGGCCGAGAATGCACGTCGGACGGATGCAGTCCGCGCGCAGTATGCGCTTCTGGGGCAGCCTTTGCCTGCATTGAAGACGACTCCGGTTGCGGCGCCGCCGAAGACGAAGGCGAAGACGGCAGCAACGCAGCGGGCGATGCAGATCGGCCCCGATTACGGAGCGGCCACCGTGCTGGTGCTGTTTCCAGACTGGTGCCCGCAGTGCCGCAAGATGATGACGGCGCTCACTGAGTTCGGCGCAGCCAACAAGGACAAGCCGGTCTACGCGTATGGCCTGATGTTCCTTGAGGACCCCGCCGGGCAGGACCAGGCGCCGGATGCGGCGGCCGTTTCGCACGAGCAGAACCTCAAGGAGATGGAGGGGACGTCCACGCTGCTTGTGGATGCGAAGGTAGCGCATTCGCTGGGCGTTCTGGATTTTCCGTTAGGGATTGTGCTCGATCACGAGGGGCGCGTGCGCTATGTGGGTGTGCTGCCGGACGATGCTTTCAACGGGAATGGATATATGGAGAAGGTGCTGGGGAGGATGACGGGAGGTGTTGGCGCTCCAGGGCAGAAGTGA
- a CDS encoding BON domain-containing protein, with amino-acid sequence MKQFSILLKRYNLLRDLVLGVAATVVSCGVAAAIHTHAHPDSQQAVHSALVSHRLASVAIDQDQDAGVIRLTGIVENSTGRDRAQRIAQQAAPGYTIDNQIQVNRAGVM; translated from the coding sequence ATGAAGCAGTTCTCTATCTTATTGAAGCGATACAACCTTTTGCGCGACCTCGTTTTAGGCGTCGCTGCTACCGTCGTTTCCTGCGGAGTTGCCGCAGCCATACACACCCACGCGCATCCTGACAGCCAGCAGGCCGTACACAGCGCGCTCGTCTCGCACCGCCTCGCCTCCGTAGCCATCGATCAGGATCAGGACGCAGGCGTCATCCGCCTCACCGGCATCGTCGAAAATTCCACCGGACGGGATCGCGCGCAGCGGATCGCGCAGCAGGCCGCGCCCGGCTACACCATCGACAACCAGATCCAGGTCAACCGCGCCGGCGTAATGTAA
- a CDS encoding glycoside hydrolase family 25 domain-containing protein — protein MAQGQPGADSVSPVTTSLIEKATALYGTTPVFWGRYFTSSTTSGAAEYHHATENGPLNAAGIRVLPVARQTAHVAGSQAQGVSDGSANAQDFIQTFGVPELTSQGGQFIMVLDVEGNPDLNPDYYTGWAQGLISAAQSLSGNTVQMLPCLYASHGDIGTWKALGTAIANGAPCSGVWVARYLNSLASGEMGDWNDGMVTPATPNPFPAKILAWQYAENCLSGSIDCSQTNPALDLQNDLLQFLVLPPA, from the coding sequence ATGGCACAGGGTCAACCGGGCGCAGACAGCGTCAGCCCCGTCACCACCAGTCTCATTGAGAAAGCAACAGCTCTGTATGGAACCACACCGGTGTTCTGGGGCCGCTACTTCACCAGCTCCACTACGAGTGGTGCAGCGGAATATCATCATGCAACTGAGAACGGCCCGCTCAATGCTGCGGGAATCCGCGTGCTGCCCGTGGCGCGGCAGACTGCGCATGTGGCAGGCAGCCAGGCGCAGGGCGTGTCGGACGGCTCGGCCAACGCGCAGGATTTCATTCAGACGTTCGGCGTGCCCGAACTGACCTCGCAGGGCGGCCAGTTCATCATGGTGCTCGATGTGGAGGGCAATCCCGACCTGAACCCCGACTACTACACGGGCTGGGCACAGGGGCTCATCTCCGCCGCACAATCGCTGAGCGGCAACACGGTGCAGATGCTGCCGTGCCTGTACGCGTCTCATGGAGACATTGGTACCTGGAAAGCGCTGGGGACGGCGATTGCGAACGGCGCGCCATGCTCGGGCGTGTGGGTTGCGCGCTATTTGAATTCGCTTGCAAGCGGGGAGATGGGAGACTGGAACGATGGGATGGTGACGCCGGCGACGCCGAATCCGTTTCCAGCGAAGATTCTGGCGTGGCAGTATGCCGAGAATTGTCTGAGCGGGTCCATCGACTGCTCGCAGACCAATCCCGCTCTTGATCTGCAGAATGATCTGCTGCAGTTCCTGGTGCTGCCTCCGGCATAG